The sequence GCAGAGCAGCGGATTCGGAAGCACTGGCAACGACCACGATGGTGTTGGCCAGGGCGCCGTTCTCTTCCAGCTTGCGTACGACGTTGGCGATGGTCGATTGCTTCTGACCGATGGCAACGTAGACGCAGCGGATGCCGCTGTTCTTCTGGTTGATGATGGCGTCGATGGCCAGAGCGGTCTTACCGATCTGACGGTCGCCGATGATCAGCTCGCGCTGGCCACGGCCTACCGGGATCATGGCGTCGACCGACTTGTAACCGGTCTGTACCGGCTGGTCTACCGACTTACGCCAGATCACGCCCGGAGCCACTTTCTCGACGGCGTCGGTCAGCTTGGCATCGATCGGGCCTTTGCCATCGATCGGGTTGCCCAGTGCGTCGACCACGCGACCCAGCAGTTCCGGACCAACCGGGACTTCCAGGATGCGGCCGGTGCACTTGGCATTCATGCCTTCTTTGAGGTCCTGGTATTCACCCAGAACCACAGCACCAACGGAGTCTTGCTCCAGGTTCAGCGCCATACCGAAGACGCCGCCCGGGAATTCGATCATCTCGCCGTACATGACGTCGGCCAGACCGAAGATGCGCACGATACCGTCGGACACGCTGACGATGGTGCCTTCGTTACGCGCTTGCGAGGCGACATCGAGTTTCTCGATACGCCCCTTGATGATTTCACTAATTTCGGAAGGATTGAGTTGCTGCATGCCGCTGCCCCTTCAAACTCAAGATTTCAACGCTTCGGCCAGTTTCGCGAGCTTGCCGCGCACCGAGCCATCGATTACCAAGTCGCCGGCGCGGATCACCACGCCGCCGATCAGGCTCGCGTCTTCCGACGCATGAAGTCGCACTTCGCGACTGAGCCGGGCGCTGAGAGCCTTGGCGAGTTTGTCCTGCTGTTCCTGGTCCAGGGCGAAGGCACTGGTGACCTCGACCTCGACCAGCTTTTCCTGCTCGGCCTTGAGCTGCTCGAACATCTCGAAGATGGTCGGCAGCAGGTCGAGCCGCTTGTTTTCAGCCACAGTCCGGACGAAGTTCTGGGCTGGAGCATTGAGCTTGTCGCCACATACGTCGATCAGCGCATCGGCCTTGGACGCAGCAGTCAGCTGAGGCTCTTTGAGCAGCTGGCGCACGGTGTCGTCCTGCGACACTGCAGCCAGCACACCCAGAGCAGCGGACCAAGCGGCCAATTGCTGATGAGCCTGGGCGTACTCGAAAGCCGCCTTCGCGTAGGGACGAGCCAACGTGGTCAGTTCTGCCATATCGCCCTCGCTTAGATCTCAGCGGCCAGTTGATCAACCAGCTGCTTTTGCGCGTTGGCGTCGATCGAAGCACCCAGGATCTTCTCGGCGCCGGATACGGCCAGTGCACCCACTTGGGCACGCAGAGCATCCTTGACGCTGTTCAGCTCCTGTTCGATCTGGGCTTTGGCCTGGGCGATCATGCGATCACCTTCGACACGGGCCTGATCACGGGCTTCATCAACGATCTGGTTAGCGCTCTTCTTCGCCTGCTCGATGATTTCGGCTGCCTGAGCCTTGGCCTCGCGCAGTTGCTGGCCCGCTTTCTCGTGAGCCAGTTCCAGATCACGAGCCGCACGGTTGGCAGCATCCAGGCCGTCGGCAATCTTCTTCTGACGCTCGTGCAGAGCCGCGATGACCGGAGGCCATACGAACTTCATGCAGAAGATGACGAAGATGGCGAACGCAATGGCCTGGCCGATCAGAGTTGCATTAATGTTCACGCCAACACCTCGCTCGTTCGTTGTCAGTCACGTCTTTCCGGAAGCCGGAAATTAGTGGGCTACCTGAGCGATGAACGGGTTAGCGAAGGTGAAGAACAGCGCGATACCAACACCGATCATGGTCACGGCGTCGAGCAGACCGGCGACGATGAACATTTTCACCTGCAGCATCGGAACCATTTCCGGCTGACGAGCAGCGCCTTCCAGGAATTTGCCGCCCAGCAGGCCGAAACCAATGGCGGTACCCAGGGCGCCCAGACCGATCAGCAGAGCAACGGCGATAGCAGTGAGGCCAACTACAGTTTCCATTTTTCCTCCCGACTTTTTTGTCGTGTTGGTTAAAGGTTGAAGCAAGTTAAGGTGGTGAAACTTCTTTTCCGCGGCCCCTTCCGGGAAGGAAGGAGCCGGTCAGAACTGGTGGATCAGTGGCTGTCTTCGTGCGCCATCGACAGGTAGACGATGGTCAGCATCATGAAGATGAAGGCCTGCAGGGTGATGATCAGGATGTGGAACACAGCCCACGCCCAGTTCAGCACCACGCCCATGCCGCCCAGCCACAGAATGCCGGTGCCGAACATGACCGCGATCAGGATGAAGATCAGCTCGCCGGCATACATGTTGCCGAAGAGACGCAGAGCCAGCGAAACCGGCTTGGCGATCAGGGTCACGAACTCGAGCAGGAAGTTGACCGGGATCAGGATGATCTGAACCAGCATGTTGCTGCTGTGGAACGGGTGCAGGGTCAGTTCGCCGAGGAAGCCGCCGAGACCCTTGACCTTGATGCTGTAGAAGATGATCAGCGCGAACACCGCGATCGACATGCCGAAGGTGGCGTTCGGATCGGTGGTGGCTACGGCGCGGAAGAACAGGTGCTCGTTGCCGGTGACCTTGGCTGCGGCCAGCGGCAGGAAGTCCACCGGCACCAGGTCGATCAGGTTCATCAGGAAGATCCAGACGAACACGGTCAGCGCCAGCGGGGCGATCAGCGGGTTACGGCCGTGGAAGGTGTCCTTCACACTGCCGTCGACGAACTCGACCAGAACTTCGACGAAGTTCTGCAGGCCGCCGGGTTGACCGCTGGTGGCCTTCTTGGCCGCTGCACGGAAGATCAGGATGAACACCAGGCCGAGGAATACCGACCAGCCCAGGGTGTCAACGTGGAATGCCCAAAAGCCCATTTCCTTGGCTTGTTCGGCTGTGTGGGCGAACCCCCAACCACCTTCCGGCAGACGACCAAAGGTCAGGTTCTGCAAGTGGTGCTGGATGTAACCCGAAGCGCTTTCTGCTGCCATGTTTGCCTCAATCGCTCTAAGGTCTTGTAAATGTGTGTCCCATCAGCAGGGGTGCGCACCAGCTGACCAGCAAGGTCAGCAGGTAGATGCCGAACAGAGCCAGAGGCTCCAGCGGCTTCACTCCTGCAAACGCCAGTGCGAAGAGCACTGCCGTCAAAATCAGCTTCCCGGCCTCGCCCGCGTAGAAAGAACGGACGATCAGTTGAGCCGAGCGCGCTCCGCTGTAACGAAACGCCTTGAACGCGAAATAAACATTCGGCAGCCATGCGATGAAGCCTCCGAGCAAACCGGAGTACCCCGCGACCGGCCCCTTGATGAACCAAAGGGTTGCTGCACCAAAAAGCAGCACCACCAGCTGGACGAGCAACAGGCCTAGAGCCGGTTGGCGATGGAAGGGCAAACGAGTGGGCTTGCAGGGTTCCATCTGTCTCACAGTCCTCTGGTGTCGGCTTCGCAAATCAACAACTTGGCATACTTTGTGCCGACAAAATTGCGCGCAGAGTATAGGGGCCCCGGGATACCCGGGCAACAGCCCGGTAGTGATTTCCGACTACCGCTACACATCCGAAGGTTTCAACGGATGTGGGCCAGAACCCCTTGCAACTCGTCCAGCGAGTTGTAGCGGATGACCAGTTGGCCCTTGCCTTTCTGCCCGTGGCGAATCTGCACCGGAGCGCCCAGGCGCTCGGCCAGGCGCTGTTCCAGGCGGCTGATGTCCGGATCGGCCTTGACCGCTTTGACAGGTTCCGCCGGGGCATGCAGCCACTGGCGTACCAGTGCCTCGGTTTGGCGCACGGTGAGGCCACGTGCGACAACATGTCGCGCACCTTCGACCTGACGCTGCTCAGGTAGACCGAGCAGTGCACGGGCATGGCCCATCTCCAGGTCGCCATGGGACAGCAGCGTCTTGATCTCCTCGGGGAGGGCGATCAGGCGCAACAGGTTGGCCACGGTTACGCGCGACTTGCCGACCGCGTCGGCGACCTGTTGCTGGGTGAGTTGGAATTCCTGCTGCAGGCGTTGCAGTGCAGCAGCTTCCTCGATCGGGTTGAGGTCTTCGCGCTGGATGTTCTCGATCAGCGCCATGGCGATCGCGGCTTCGTCCGGCACTTCGCGTACCAGCGCCGGGATCTTGTCCAGGCCGGCTTGCTGGGTGGCGCGCCAGCGGCGCTCACCGGCGATGATCTCGTAGCGGCCGCCATCGATCGGGCGCACCACGATCGGCTGCATGACGCCCTGGGCCTTGATCGACAGGGCCAGTTCTTCCAGGGCCTGCGGATCCATGTCACGGCGCGGCTGGTATTTGCCGCGCTGGATCAGGTCCAGTGGCAGCTGTTGCAGCTCGCGGCTGTCCACCTGGACCGCCTCTTCCTGCAGGGTGGCGGCGCTGGAGCCACTGAGCAGGGCGTCCAGCCCGCGTCCGAGACCTCGTTTCTTCACGGCCATGCGGGTTCCTTAGTTCTTCATGCGGTGGCGGTGGAGCGGGAAGCGCGCTGTCGGCGCGCCAGTTCGCCCGCCAGGGCCAGGTAGGCCATGGCGCCGCGAGATTGCTTGTCGTAGACCAGCGCCGGCATGCCGAAGCTGGGGGCCTCGGCCAGACGCACGTTGCGCGGGATCACGGTGGTGTAGAGCTTGTCGCCGAAGTGCTCCTGCAGCTGCGCGCTGACGTCGTTGGTCAGGCTGATGCGCGGGTCGTACATGGTGCGCAGCAGGCCTTCGATCTTCAGCGCCGGGTTCAGGCGTTCGGCGATGCGCTGGATGCTGTTCATCAGGTCGGTCAGACCTTCGAGCGCGTAGTACTCGCACTGCATGGGGATGATCACCCCGTCGGAGGCGGACAGCGCATTCACGGTCAGCATCGACAGCGATGGCGGGCAGTCGATCAGGATGTAGTCGTAGTTCTCGCGGATCGGAGCCAGCGCCTGGCGCAGTCGGTGCTCCTTCATCTCCATCTCCAGCAGCACCACTTCCGCGGCTGTGAGGTCGCGGTTGGCAGGCAGCAGTTGATAACCGCCGTGCTCGGAGAACTGCATTGCCTGGGCGAGATCGCACTCGCCAGTCAGGACGTCATAGATGGAGTGCTCCAGGTTCAACTTATCCACACCGCTGCCGGTGGTGGCGTTGCCCTGTGGATCGAGGTCGATCAGCAGCACGCGGCGCTTGGTCGCGACCAGCGAAGCGGCGAGGTTGATGCAGGTGGTGGTCTTGCCGACACCGCCTTTCTGGTTGGCGATCGCGAATACCTTAGCCATGGTTTTCCCCCGTCCCCGTCACGCAACGGCGCAGTATCAACAGATGCCGCTGACCTTGGCAACCCGGCACATCCAGCGTGTGCTCGGCTTCGACCCGGAAATCCTCCGGGAGTGCTGCCAGCTCGTCTGCCGGGTGTACGCCTTTCATCGCCAGCCAGCGGGTTTCGCCGTCACCGAGGTGGCGGGTCCAGTTGCTGAAGTCCTCCAGGCTGCTGAAAGCCCGGGAGACGATGCCGTTGAAGGGCTGGGCCGGTTGATAGGCCTCGACCCGGCTGTGGATAACTTCCAGGTTCTTTAGCTTCAGCTCGAGCTTCACCTGGGTCAGGAAGCGCGTCTTCTTGCCGTTGCTGTCGAGCAGAGTCAGGCGCTTCTCGGGGAACAGGATGGCCAGCGGGATGCCGGGCATGCCACCGCCGCTGCCAACGTCGAGCCAGCGTTCACCGCCAGCGGCGACGAAGTTCGGGACGATGCTCAGGCTGTCGATCAGGTGGCGCGAGACCATCTCGTCGATATCGCGCACCGCGGTGAGGTTGTAGGCCTTGTTCCACTTCGCCAGGAGGGCGAGGTAGGCGAGCAGGCCTTGCTTGCGCTCTTCGTCGAGTGCGACGCCGAGCGCGGCTGCCCCACGCACGAGTTCGTCGGCGTGGGCTTGGGTAACGAGGGACATCAGGCGCTTTGCTCCAGCTGGCGGCTCGACGCGCGTTTCTTCAGGTGGATCAGCAGCAGGGAGATGGCCGCCGGGGTGACGCCGGGGATACGCCCGGCCTGGCCGAGGGTTTCCGGTCGGGACTGGCCGAGCTTGTTCTGGATCTCCTTGGACAGCCCGGAGATCGTGGTGTAGTCGATATCGTCCGGCAGACGGGTGTCCTCGCTCGCTCGCAGGCGGGCGATCTCGTCCTGCTGACGATCGATGTAGCCGGCGTACTTGGTGCGGATCTCTACCTGCTCGGCAACCTGCGGATCTTCTGCGCCGCTGCCGGTCACTTCGGCCAGGCTGGCGTAGTCGATTTCCGGGCGGGCCAGCAGGTTGAGCAGGTTGTACTCATGGGCCAGCGGAGTACCGAAACGCTCGGCGATGGCATCGCCCTGCGGCGTGTTCGGGCGCACCCAGGTGCTCTTCAGGCGCTGTTCTTCGCGTTCGATGCCTTCGCGCTTGGCCTCGAAGGCCGCCCAGCGCTTGTCGTCGACCAGGCCGAGCTCGCGGCCTTTTTCAGTCAGGCGCAAATCGGCGTTGTCTTCGCGCAGGATCAGTCGGTATTCGGCACGCGAAGTGAACATGCGGTAAGGCTCCTGGGTGCCCAGGGTAATCAGGTCGTCGACCAGCACGCCGATGTACGCCTCGTCACGGCGCGGGCACCAGGCTTCGCGGCCCTGCGCACGCAGTGCGGCGTTGGCGCCGGCGAGCAGGCCTTGGGCGCCGGCTTCTTCGTAGCCGGTGGTGCCGTTGATCTGGCCGGCGAAGAACAGGCCGCCGATCACCTTGGTCTCCAGGCTGTACTTCAGGTCGCGAGGATCGAAGTAGTCGTACTCGATGGCGTAGCCCGGGCGAACGATGTGGGCGTTCTCCATGCCACGGATCGAGCGGACGATCTCGAGCTGTACGTCGAACGGCAGCGAAGTGGAGATGCCGTTGGGGTACAGCTCATGAGTGGTCAGGCCTTCCGGCTCCAGGAAGACCTGATGGCTGTCCTTGTCGGCGAAGCGGTGGATCTTGTCTTCGATCGACGGGCAATAGCGCGGGCCGATGCCTTCGATGACACCGGAGTACATCGGCGAGCGATCGAGGTTGCTCGCGATGATCTCGTGGGTGCGGGCGTTGGTATGGGTGATCCAGCAGCTGACCTGGGCCGGGTGTTCTTCCTTGGAACCGAGGAAGGACATCACCGGGATCGGCGTGTCGCCGGGCTGCTCGGTCATTACCGAGAAATCGACACTGCGACCATCGATGCGCGGCGGCGTACCGGTCTTCAGGCGACCGACACGTAAGGGCAGTTCGCGCAGGCGTTTGGCCAGGGCGATTGCGGGCGGGTCACCAGCGCGGCCGCCAGAGTAATTCTGCAGTCCGATGTGGATAAGTCCGCCGAGGAAAGTACCGGCGGTGAGTACAACCTGGTCTGCATGGAATTTCAGACCCATCTGGGTCACCACGCCGCGGACCTGATCCTGTTCGACGATGAGGTCGTCGCAGGCCTGCTGGAATATCCACAGGTTCGGCTGGTTTTCCAGGATCTCGCGGATCGCTGCCTTGTAGAGCACGCGGTCTGCCTGGGCACGAGTAGCGCGTACAGCCGGACCCTTGCGGCTGTTCAGCACGCGGAACTGGATGCCGCCCTTATCGGTGGCGTGCGCCATGGCGCCGCCCAGGGCGTCGATTTCCTTGACCAGGTGGCTCTTGCCGATACCGCCGATGGCCGGATTGCAGCTCATCTGGCCCAGGGTTTCCACATTGTGGGTGAGCAGCAGGGTCTTCACGCCCATGCGTGCGGCCGCGAGCGCAGCCTCTGTGCCGGCATGGCCACCGCCGATCACGATCACGTCAAAACGGGAAGGGAAATCCACCACGCACCTCGTGCCTGTCGATCAGGGAAAGAAAAAGAGAGCCGCACAGTATAGGGGCTTAACGGAAACGATTGAAGGGACCTGGACAAAAAGTAGCCAATCGTCGGTCGGCTCACGGAGGGGAAAAGCTATTAACAGAAAAAAATGAAAGGGAGTTTTTAAATCTTTTTAGAGCTAGTGATTATGTTTGGTGTGCACACTATCTGTGGATAAACGATTCAAGCCCCTTAAGGACGCTGGTTTCGAGGAAGGATAAGACTGTGCCGAAGGTGTCGGGAAACGGGGGAAGGCCGGTTGATCACCTGTGCATGGAAAGCACATTTATGCACAGGCGAGTTATCCAGTGGGTTAGCCACGGGCTTGTCTACGTACCTATACGGTAGTTTTCCACAGGGTTCATGAAGGCATGTGAATATTCCCATCGATACCAATAACGGCGTGGGTTAGGAGGATTGTCAGGGTAAGACTGTCCACAAGCGGACGAATGAAGCGGAAGCAAAAACGCCCGGGTACTGTCGAGTAGCCGGGCGTTTGCTGATGTGGATAAGAGGATTACTTGCCGATGCAGAAGCTGGAGAAGATGCGCCCGAGCAGGTCGTCCGA is a genomic window of Pseudomonas knackmussii B13 containing:
- a CDS encoding F0F1 ATP synthase subunit delta, producing the protein MAELTTLARPYAKAAFEYAQAHQQLAAWSAALGVLAAVSQDDTVRQLLKEPQLTAASKADALIDVCGDKLNAPAQNFVRTVAENKRLDLLPTIFEMFEQLKAEQEKLVEVEVTSAFALDQEQQDKLAKALSARLSREVRLHASEDASLIGGVVIRAGDLVIDGSVRGKLAKLAEALKS
- a CDS encoding F0F1 ATP synthase subunit B; its protein translation is MNINATLIGQAIAFAIFVIFCMKFVWPPVIAALHERQKKIADGLDAANRAARDLELAHEKAGQQLREAKAQAAEIIEQAKKSANQIVDEARDQARVEGDRMIAQAKAQIEQELNSVKDALRAQVGALAVSGAEKILGASIDANAQKQLVDQLAAEI
- the atpE gene encoding F0F1 ATP synthase subunit C, which produces METVVGLTAIAVALLIGLGALGTAIGFGLLGGKFLEGAARQPEMVPMLQVKMFIVAGLLDAVTMIGVGIALFFTFANPFIAQVAH
- the atpB gene encoding F0F1 ATP synthase subunit A, whose product is MAAESASGYIQHHLQNLTFGRLPEGGWGFAHTAEQAKEMGFWAFHVDTLGWSVFLGLVFILIFRAAAKKATSGQPGGLQNFVEVLVEFVDGSVKDTFHGRNPLIAPLALTVFVWIFLMNLIDLVPVDFLPLAAAKVTGNEHLFFRAVATTDPNATFGMSIAVFALIIFYSIKVKGLGGFLGELTLHPFHSSNMLVQIILIPVNFLLEFVTLIAKPVSLALRLFGNMYAGELIFILIAVMFGTGILWLGGMGVVLNWAWAVFHILIITLQAFIFMMLTIVYLSMAHEDSH
- a CDS encoding F0F1 ATP synthase subunit I, with the protein product MEPCKPTRLPFHRQPALGLLLVQLVVLLFGAATLWFIKGPVAGYSGLLGGFIAWLPNVYFAFKAFRYSGARSAQLIVRSFYAGEAGKLILTAVLFALAFAGVKPLEPLALFGIYLLTLLVSWCAPLLMGHTFTRP
- a CDS encoding ParB/RepB/Spo0J family partition protein — its product is MAVKKRGLGRGLDALLSGSSAATLQEEAVQVDSRELQQLPLDLIQRGKYQPRRDMDPQALEELALSIKAQGVMQPIVVRPIDGGRYEIIAGERRWRATQQAGLDKIPALVREVPDEAAIAMALIENIQREDLNPIEEAAALQRLQQEFQLTQQQVADAVGKSRVTVANLLRLIALPEEIKTLLSHGDLEMGHARALLGLPEQRQVEGARHVVARGLTVRQTEALVRQWLHAPAEPVKAVKADPDISRLEQRLAERLGAPVQIRHGQKGKGQLVIRYNSLDELQGVLAHIR
- a CDS encoding ParA family protein, which produces MAKVFAIANQKGGVGKTTTCINLAASLVATKRRVLLIDLDPQGNATTGSGVDKLNLEHSIYDVLTGECDLAQAMQFSEHGGYQLLPANRDLTAAEVVLLEMEMKEHRLRQALAPIRENYDYILIDCPPSLSMLTVNALSASDGVIIPMQCEYYALEGLTDLMNSIQRIAERLNPALKIEGLLRTMYDPRISLTNDVSAQLQEHFGDKLYTTVIPRNVRLAEAPSFGMPALVYDKQSRGAMAYLALAGELARRQRASRSTATA
- the rsmG gene encoding 16S rRNA (guanine(527)-N(7))-methyltransferase RsmG gives rise to the protein MSLVTQAHADELVRGAAALGVALDEERKQGLLAYLALLAKWNKAYNLTAVRDIDEMVSRHLIDSLSIVPNFVAAGGERWLDVGSGGGMPGIPLAILFPEKRLTLLDSNGKKTRFLTQVKLELKLKNLEVIHSRVEAYQPAQPFNGIVSRAFSSLEDFSNWTRHLGDGETRWLAMKGVHPADELAALPEDFRVEAEHTLDVPGCQGQRHLLILRRCVTGTGENHG
- the mnmG gene encoding tRNA uridine-5-carboxymethylaminomethyl(34) synthesis enzyme MnmG; translated protein: MDFPSRFDVIVIGGGHAGTEAALAAARMGVKTLLLTHNVETLGQMSCNPAIGGIGKSHLVKEIDALGGAMAHATDKGGIQFRVLNSRKGPAVRATRAQADRVLYKAAIREILENQPNLWIFQQACDDLIVEQDQVRGVVTQMGLKFHADQVVLTAGTFLGGLIHIGLQNYSGGRAGDPPAIALAKRLRELPLRVGRLKTGTPPRIDGRSVDFSVMTEQPGDTPIPVMSFLGSKEEHPAQVSCWITHTNARTHEIIASNLDRSPMYSGVIEGIGPRYCPSIEDKIHRFADKDSHQVFLEPEGLTTHELYPNGISTSLPFDVQLEIVRSIRGMENAHIVRPGYAIEYDYFDPRDLKYSLETKVIGGLFFAGQINGTTGYEEAGAQGLLAGANAALRAQGREAWCPRRDEAYIGVLVDDLITLGTQEPYRMFTSRAEYRLILREDNADLRLTEKGRELGLVDDKRWAAFEAKREGIEREEQRLKSTWVRPNTPQGDAIAERFGTPLAHEYNLLNLLARPEIDYASLAEVTGSGAEDPQVAEQVEIRTKYAGYIDRQQDEIARLRASEDTRLPDDIDYTTISGLSKEIQNKLGQSRPETLGQAGRIPGVTPAAISLLLIHLKKRASSRQLEQSA